The following are from one region of the Lacinutrix sp. Bg11-31 genome:
- a CDS encoding glycosyltransferase family 2 protein, with amino-acid sequence MKPTVTIIMATYNRAQYIVESIKSIQAQTFENWECLIIDDGGTDNTSEVLKPILEEDKRFSYLKRTDNYTKGLPGSRNYGLDLAKGDYIIFFDDDDIAHPQNLEICLDEFAKDDISFCRYIRRVFRGDFNYNFDLSKEYTHFYIDKRDINKILRNELQFNSCAVMWTKACYQNHRYTEHLKYAEEWEVYSRIITSVNKGISIDKDLYYGRKHEASITGDFNNKNEASLKSYADAIHLVITDLHKKQLLNTEILRYFVQVSLDYKEYNLFNRIFNTLDYPSLKKLKWEAIYLHLPLRLFFYRIYKRHIK; translated from the coding sequence ATGAAACCAACCGTAACAATTATAATGGCAACATACAATAGAGCTCAATACATTGTTGAGTCTATTAAATCCATACAAGCACAAACATTTGAAAATTGGGAATGCCTGATAATCGACGATGGTGGGACAGATAATACAAGTGAAGTTTTAAAACCCATTTTAGAAGAAGATAAACGCTTTTCTTATTTAAAAAGAACAGATAATTATACAAAAGGATTGCCAGGTTCAAGAAATTATGGATTAGATTTAGCAAAAGGTGATTACATTATATTTTTTGATGATGACGATATTGCACATCCTCAAAATTTAGAAATATGTTTAGATGAATTTGCTAAGGACGATATTTCTTTTTGTCGATACATAAGGCGTGTTTTTAGAGGTGATTTTAATTATAATTTCGACCTTTCTAAAGAATACACACATTTCTATATAGATAAAAGAGATATTAATAAAATTCTTAGAAATGAGCTTCAATTTAATTCTTGTGCAGTTATGTGGACAAAAGCATGCTACCAAAACCATCGTTATACAGAGCATTTAAAATATGCTGAAGAATGGGAGGTGTATTCAAGAATTATTACATCTGTTAATAAAGGAATATCTATAGATAAAGATTTGTATTACGGTAGAAAACACGAAGCATCAATTACTGGCGATTTCAATAACAAGAATGAAGCAAGTCTTAAATCTTATGCAGATGCAATACATTTAGTGATTACAGATTTACATAAAAAGCAATTATTAAATACAGAAATATTGCGTTATTTTGTTCAAGTTTCTTTAGATTATAAGGAGTATAACCTGTTTAATAGAATTTTTAATACACTAGACTATCCTTCTCTAAAAAAACTAAAATGGGAAGCTATTTATTTACACTTACCGCTTCGTTTATTTTTTTATAGAATTTATAAAAGACACATTAAATAA
- a CDS encoding glycosyltransferase family A protein yields MRIGYNPHKDQVLEKSEFTHQVVMPVYIPNQEGYFKDSLSILKLTLESLFKTTHNSTFFSIVNNGSCDAVVDYLEHLYKKGSIQELIHTTNIGKLNAILKGLVGNTIELVTITDADVLFTNGWQLETAKVFKTFPKVGVVGIVPQFNMFKSHCGNVIYDNLFNKNFKFLPIKSPKALALFYKSIGWDETYNKDFLKYGLGIENKEVNVLLGSGHFVATYKKQQFETVKSYLGYKLGGNSEGYLDSAALEFDYWRVTTQENYAFHMGNVMEDWMSKIAINNSDKDVVISGFLERQKMNSISYFIKNKLFYKLVLNKRFSKLFYSWKKLPKQMISNYNSVKAE; encoded by the coding sequence ATGAGAATAGGTTACAATCCACATAAAGACCAAGTATTAGAAAAATCTGAGTTTACACATCAGGTAGTAATGCCAGTTTATATACCTAATCAAGAAGGTTATTTTAAAGATAGCTTATCTATTTTAAAATTAACTTTAGAGTCTTTATTTAAAACAACACACAACAGCACATTCTTTTCGATTGTAAATAATGGAAGTTGTGACGCAGTTGTAGATTACCTTGAACATTTATACAAAAAAGGAAGCATTCAAGAATTAATACACACCACTAACATTGGCAAATTAAATGCTATTTTAAAAGGGTTGGTTGGTAATACTATAGAGCTAGTAACCATTACAGATGCAGATGTGCTTTTTACTAACGGATGGCAATTAGAAACAGCTAAGGTTTTTAAAACCTTTCCAAAAGTTGGCGTTGTTGGTATTGTGCCTCAATTTAATATGTTTAAATCGCATTGCGGAAATGTTATTTACGATAACCTATTTAATAAAAACTTTAAATTTCTTCCTATAAAGTCACCAAAAGCATTAGCCTTATTTTATAAAAGTATTGGTTGGGATGAGACTTATAATAAAGATTTTTTAAAGTACGGTTTAGGTATCGAAAATAAAGAAGTAAATGTACTATTAGGTTCAGGTCATTTTGTAGCAACCTATAAAAAGCAGCAATTTGAGACTGTAAAATCGTATTTGGGTTATAAACTAGGAGGGAACTCTGAAGGTTATTTAGATTCTGCAGCTTTAGAATTTGATTATTGGAGAGTAACAACGCAGGAGAACTATGCTTTTCACATGGGTAATGTTATGGAAGATTGGATGTCTAAAATAGCTATTAATAATAGTGATAAGGATGTTGTTATTTCTGGATTTTTAGAAAGACAAAAAATGAATAGTATTAGTTACTTTATAAAAAATAAACTGTTTTATAAGTTGGTTCTAAATAAGCGTTTTTCGAAATTATTCTACTCATGGAAAAAATTGCCAAAGCAAATGATTAGTAATTATAACAGTGTAAAAGCAGAATAG
- a CDS encoding glycoside hydrolase family 99-like domain-containing protein — protein sequence MKKKDIQFLAYYLPQFHPIPENDAWWGKGFTEWTNVKKAKPLFKGHQQPIIPGELGYYDLLKQPIIQEEQAKLAGENGVDGFIYYQYWFDTDKMLLEKPAEAMLANKNIDIPFCFCWANETWKGIWHGLDNPEVLVEQCYSGVKGYQEYFNYLLPFFKDKRYILVDNKPMFHIYRIEDIPDFKAFTDTFNSLAKQAGFDGVYFIATIVSQPNNVLDNTSIYGQVGIDVFLKMRYQKPSFFKLGSILNRIENKLKTKFGASYKIGVRKKPLIFDYAKGVSEFNIESPHNKYIPCVFPNWDNSPRSGKKSLIFKNATPETWKKHLEVAVDEVKKNVNNPRFIVIKSWNEWAEGNYLEPDKNYGLQWLEVVKTVKNKMIETEL from the coding sequence ATGAAGAAAAAAGACATTCAATTTCTAGCTTATTATTTACCACAATTTCATCCTATTCCTGAAAATGATGCTTGGTGGGGAAAAGGCTTTACGGAATGGACAAATGTAAAAAAAGCAAAACCATTATTTAAAGGCCACCAACAACCTATAATCCCAGGTGAGTTAGGATATTATGATTTGTTGAAACAGCCTATCATACAAGAAGAACAAGCTAAATTAGCAGGAGAGAACGGTGTCGATGGTTTTATATATTATCAATATTGGTTTGATACAGATAAGATGTTATTAGAGAAGCCAGCAGAAGCTATGCTTGCTAATAAAAATATTGATATTCCATTCTGTTTTTGCTGGGCAAACGAAACATGGAAAGGCATATGGCATGGTTTAGATAACCCAGAAGTATTGGTAGAGCAATGCTATAGTGGTGTTAAAGGATATCAAGAATATTTTAATTATTTACTACCATTTTTTAAAGACAAACGGTATATATTGGTAGATAATAAACCAATGTTTCATATTTATCGCATTGAGGATATTCCAGATTTTAAAGCATTTACAGACACGTTTAATAGTTTAGCTAAGCAAGCTGGTTTTGATGGCGTTTATTTTATAGCAACAATTGTTTCTCAGCCTAATAATGTACTAGATAATACTAGTATTTATGGTCAAGTAGGAATAGATGTATTTCTTAAAATGCGCTACCAAAAACCTTCTTTTTTTAAGCTTGGAAGTATACTAAATAGAATTGAAAATAAATTAAAAACAAAGTTTGGAGCTTCTTATAAAATAGGTGTTCGCAAAAAACCTTTAATTTTCGATTATGCTAAAGGTGTGTCAGAATTTAATATTGAATCTCCACATAATAAGTATATACCTTGTGTATTTCCTAATTGGGATAACTCGCCAAGAAGCGGAAAAAAATCTTTAATCTTTAAAAATGCAACACCAGAAACTTGGAAAAAACACTTAGAAGTAGCAGTAGATGAGGTTAAAAAAAATGTTAACAATCCAAGATTTATTGTAATAAAGTCTTGGAACGAATGGGCAGAAGGGAATTATCTAGAACCTGATAAAAATTATGGATTACAGTGGTTAGAAGTTGTAAAAACAGTTAAAAATAAAATGATAGAAACAGAGCTATGA
- a CDS encoding glycosyltransferase family A protein gives MKTHSNQNILLNVLTRTSNRPFGFSNCHKSIINQTYNNVNHIVSYDNEKDLDYLKLYNVEKIKVNVNIPVVEHKDGHIHAPYNLYCNSLLNQVKSGWIMFLDDDDNLLHNKVLKEIVSKIKKANDDTIFIWQMRYPDGKILPNEEQFNSKEIKLNTIGSCCIIFHSKYKDEAQWDQWKASDFRFIKALSSKVPNIEWIKKVYVQINNFGDYGNKNDISNSVVDNKIYNKNFIWWFLPKYHQTIFGIYIFKKETYSTFFNRVKRKLNQ, from the coding sequence ATGAAAACCCATTCAAACCAAAATATTTTATTGAATGTTCTTACCCGAACATCCAATCGTCCTTTTGGTTTTTCAAATTGCCATAAGTCTATTATAAATCAAACTTACAATAACGTAAACCATATTGTGTCTTACGATAATGAAAAAGATTTAGATTACCTTAAATTATATAATGTTGAAAAAATTAAGGTTAATGTAAATATTCCTGTTGTTGAACATAAAGACGGTCACATACACGCACCTTATAATTTATATTGTAACTCATTATTAAATCAAGTAAAAAGTGGTTGGATAATGTTTTTAGATGATGATGATAATTTGCTACATAATAAAGTTTTAAAAGAAATTGTGTCTAAAATAAAAAAAGCAAACGACGACACTATTTTTATATGGCAAATGAGATATCCTGATGGGAAAATTTTACCTAATGAAGAACAATTTAATTCAAAGGAAATAAAACTTAATACAATAGGTTCATGTTGTATTATTTTTCACTCTAAGTATAAAGATGAAGCACAATGGGATCAATGGAAAGCCTCAGATTTTAGATTTATTAAAGCTTTATCTAGCAAAGTGCCTAATATAGAATGGATAAAAAAAGTTTATGTTCAAATTAATAATTTTGGAGATTATGGAAATAAAAACGACATCTCAAATTCTGTTGTAGATAATAAGATTTATAATAAAAATTTTATCTGGTGGTTTTTACCAAAATATCATCAAACTATTTTTGGTATTTATATATTTAAAAAAGAAACCTATTCTACTTTTTTTAATAGAGTAAAAAGAAAATTAAATCAATAA
- a CDS encoding glycosyltransferase family A protein: protein MNINVSIIVPCYNQSQFLDEALASVYHQTAKDWECIIVDDGSKDQTKEVAKRWCDKDSRFLYIYQENAGLSATRNTGINRAKGIYVLPLDADDKIADNYIALALSTFKKDEAIKVVYAKAEKFGSVSEKWNLKDFSLKNLSRNNMIFCSALFRKSDWERIGGYDENMLYGWEDWELWIAMLKNGGKVVKLDNTCFFYRIKESSMLTGIDKNKADYLLNYLNVKHADFFVKHYGTFQDLDREIILLQETHKEQMDSEKYVIDVFFSKFLGFSIFGKYKKNRN from the coding sequence ATGAATATTAACGTTTCAATAATAGTTCCATGTTATAACCAATCGCAGTTTCTTGACGAGGCACTTGCTAGTGTCTATCATCAAACTGCCAAAGATTGGGAATGTATTATTGTAGACGATGGTAGTAAAGATCAAACAAAAGAAGTTGCTAAAAGATGGTGCGATAAAGATTCTAGGTTTTTATACATATATCAAGAGAACGCTGGGTTAAGTGCGACTAGAAATACAGGAATAAATAGAGCTAAAGGTATCTATGTATTGCCATTAGATGCAGATGATAAAATTGCAGACAATTATATTGCTTTAGCCTTAAGTACTTTTAAAAAAGATGAAGCCATTAAAGTGGTTTATGCAAAAGCAGAAAAGTTTGGATCAGTATCTGAAAAATGGAATTTAAAAGATTTTTCACTTAAAAATTTGAGTAGAAATAATATGATTTTTTGCTCTGCTTTATTTAGAAAGTCTGATTGGGAACGTATTGGAGGTTACGATGAAAATATGTTATACGGTTGGGAAGATTGGGAGTTATGGATAGCAATGCTTAAAAACGGAGGCAAAGTAGTTAAGTTAGATAATACTTGTTTTTTCTATAGGATAAAAGAAAGTTCTATGCTTACAGGTATAGATAAAAATAAAGCAGACTATTTATTAAACTACCTTAATGTAAAGCACGCAGATTTTTTTGTAAAGCATTATGGAACTTTTCAAGATTTAGATAGAGAAATAATTTTGTTACAAGAAACCCATAAAGAACAAATGGACAGCGAAAAATATGTAATTGATGTTTTTTTTAGCAAATTCCTTGGCTTTTCTATTTTCGGAAAATATAAAAAGAATAGAAATTAA
- a CDS encoding glycoside hydrolase family 99-like domain-containing protein — MSKARVIAYYLPQFHPVAENDEWWGKGFTEWTNVGKAKPLFKGHDQPKLPADLGYYDLRVPEVLEQQAKMAKEHGVEGFCYWHYWFGDGKRLLEKPFQAHLKSNVSDVGFSLAWANVKWGGLDYGDKFKRLLMDQTYSGIEDYTNHFYEVLPAFKDKRYLTINDKPIFTIYNPSGLPDSNAFIKLWNKLAVENGLKGVYFIAYQHFDFPYKEQGFDALTPPSPSHLFSRVKYGFLDKLVNKVTGYRLNQFKYKSFKLRNIYNHSKIVEASDYRDIPKSVKFYPSCSPNWDHTPRSGHKGQVIINTKPELFFKNLENCYDRIKNYNKDERIIFIKAWNEWAEGNYLEPDQKNGFNNLNEIKKFQERT, encoded by the coding sequence ATGAGCAAAGCTAGAGTAATCGCCTATTATTTACCACAATTTCATCCTGTAGCAGAAAATGATGAGTGGTGGGGAAAAGGCTTTACAGAGTGGACAAACGTAGGTAAGGCGAAGCCTTTGTTTAAAGGCCATGACCAACCAAAATTACCAGCCGATTTAGGATATTATGATTTAAGAGTTCCAGAAGTTTTAGAACAGCAAGCCAAAATGGCGAAAGAGCATGGCGTAGAAGGTTTTTGTTATTGGCATTATTGGTTTGGTGATGGAAAGCGCTTGCTAGAAAAACCATTTCAAGCACATTTAAAATCCAATGTTTCAGATGTTGGTTTTTCTTTAGCTTGGGCTAATGTAAAATGGGGAGGATTAGATTATGGCGATAAGTTTAAAAGATTATTAATGGATCAAACTTATTCTGGCATTGAAGATTATACAAATCATTTTTACGAAGTGCTACCTGCTTTTAAAGATAAAAGGTATTTAACTATTAACGATAAACCAATTTTTACCATTTATAATCCATCAGGACTTCCAGACTCAAATGCATTTATTAAATTGTGGAATAAATTAGCTGTTGAAAATGGATTAAAAGGAGTCTATTTTATTGCCTATCAGCATTTCGATTTTCCATATAAAGAACAAGGTTTTGATGCTCTAACACCACCAAGTCCAAGTCATCTTTTTTCGAGAGTTAAGTATGGGTTTTTAGATAAACTAGTTAATAAAGTTACAGGTTATAGATTGAATCAATTTAAATACAAATCATTTAAATTAAGAAATATTTACAATCACAGTAAAATCGTTGAAGCAAGTGATTATAGAGACATACCTAAGAGTGTAAAGTTCTATCCAAGTTGTAGCCCAAATTGGGATCACACACCAAGAAGTGGACATAAAGGGCAAGTAATTATAAACACGAAGCCAGAGCTGTTTTTTAAAAATTTAGAAAATTGTTATGATAGAATTAAAAACTATAATAAAGACGAGAGAATTATTTTTATTAAAGCTTGGAACGAATGGGCAGAAGGCAATTATTTAGAGCCAGATCAAAAAAATGGTTTCAATAATTTAAATGAAATAAAGAAATTTCAAGAAAGAACTTAA
- a CDS encoding acyltransferase, translating to MKYISGLNGIRAIAVLFVIVSHRFPQDHIVHKLSLGNYGVDIFFVLSGFLISRSLFSQIIAHNNGEISKQNILKQFFYKRSLRIFPIYYLLLLFMYLTSGIIGNQFKENILWYLFYGSNYLNYFQNKWFGSLAHFWSLAVEEQFYIFWPLLLLFMFKKRILIFFGALIIVGTIYPFLIDGKSGVLLLSCVNAFAVGALLAYIEIKKPVYKSAFIKIIKVVFFPTLIMVLIHQLVVNIPYFSSRLAAAIIAVSIISYCLYHSNSFLVKHILGNKALNFIGTISYGIYLYHNIVPRYWAWGLRKLNIITPATHYEFSYLEFFMQTIFIIVVSYFSWIIVERPILKFKDRQFNNGKLV from the coding sequence ATGAAATATATATCAGGTTTAAATGGCATTCGAGCTATTGCTGTGCTTTTTGTAATTGTTTCTCATCGTTTTCCACAGGACCATATTGTGCATAAACTTTCTTTAGGCAATTATGGAGTAGATATCTTTTTTGTATTAAGTGGGTTCTTAATATCACGCTCCCTTTTTTCTCAAATTATAGCTCATAATAATGGAGAGATTTCAAAACAAAATATTCTTAAGCAATTTTTTTATAAAAGAAGCTTGCGTATTTTTCCTATATACTATTTGTTATTACTTTTTATGTATTTAACTAGTGGTATCATTGGGAATCAGTTTAAAGAGAATATACTATGGTACTTGTTTTATGGTTCTAATTATTTAAATTATTTTCAAAACAAATGGTTTGGATCCTTAGCACATTTTTGGTCACTAGCCGTAGAAGAACAATTTTACATCTTTTGGCCATTGTTATTACTATTCATGTTTAAAAAACGGATTTTAATATTTTTTGGAGCTTTAATTATAGTAGGTACAATTTATCCTTTTTTAATAGATGGAAAATCGGGAGTGTTATTATTGTCTTGTGTTAATGCATTTGCAGTAGGTGCTTTGCTTGCCTATATAGAAATTAAAAAGCCTGTTTATAAAAGTGCATTTATAAAAATTATAAAAGTTGTATTTTTCCCAACACTAATTATGGTTTTAATACATCAACTTGTTGTAAATATTCCATATTTTTCTAGTCGATTAGCTGCGGCAATTATAGCAGTGTCAATAATTTCATATTGTTTATACCATTCTAATAGTTTTTTAGTAAAACACATATTAGGTAATAAAGCTCTTAATTTTATTGGTACTATTAGTTATGGAATATATTTGTATCACAATATAGTACCAAGATACTGGGCTTGGGGATTACGAAAGCTGAATATAATTACTCCAGCTACACACTATGAGTTTTCATATTTAGAATTTTTTATGCAAACTATTTTTATAATTGTAGTTAGCTATTTTTCATGGATTATTGTTGAAAGACCAATATTGAAATTTAAAGACAGACAATTTAATAATGGTAAATTAGTATAA
- a CDS encoding bifunctional 2-polyprenyl-6-hydroxyphenol methylase/3-demethylubiquinol 3-O-methyltransferase UbiG produces the protein MKKKWSGERLETFIYGNVSVEHLHRYALSSMFVKGKIVLDIASGEGYGSFLMSKAAKKVIGVDIDNDAVDQAKIKYKNDNLSFLTGSAENIPLEDNSIDVLVSFETIEHHDKHEEMFLEIKRVLKPNGMLIMSSPDKKYYSDLQKNNPYHIKELYLEEFENLAKRHFTNTKTYFQNCVNGSSIIAPVNSFENLKIFSGNFEEIYPKKLPALYNIIIASEGIVDEVELFIFDGQVISNKINEDNINYIRSSTTFRLGSYILKPFIKIKNSIKR, from the coding sequence ATGAAAAAAAAATGGTCAGGTGAAAGGTTAGAGACTTTTATTTATGGTAACGTATCAGTGGAACATTTACATAGGTATGCGTTGTCCTCAATGTTTGTTAAAGGAAAAATAGTACTTGATATAGCCTCAGGAGAAGGGTACGGCTCTTTCTTAATGTCAAAAGCAGCTAAAAAAGTTATCGGAGTTGATATAGATAACGATGCTGTAGATCAGGCAAAAATTAAATATAAAAATGATAATTTAAGTTTTTTGACTGGTAGCGCAGAGAATATTCCGCTTGAAGACAATAGTATAGATGTATTGGTGAGTTTTGAAACAATAGAACATCATGACAAGCATGAAGAAATGTTTTTAGAAATAAAAAGAGTCTTAAAACCAAATGGGATGTTAATAATGTCTTCTCCAGATAAAAAATATTATTCCGATTTACAAAAAAATAATCCTTATCACATAAAAGAGTTATACCTAGAAGAATTTGAAAATTTAGCCAAGAGGCATTTTACTAACACTAAAACATATTTTCAAAATTGTGTTAATGGAAGTTCTATAATAGCTCCAGTTAATTCTTTTGAGAATTTAAAAATATTTTCAGGAAATTTTGAAGAAATATACCCGAAAAAACTTCCAGCTCTTTATAATATAATTATTGCTTCAGAGGGAATAGTAGATGAAGTTGAATTATTTATATTTGATGGTCAAGTAATTTCTAATAAAATAAATGAGGATAATATAAATTACATAAGGTCTTCAACCACTTTTAGATTAGGAAGTTATATTCTTAAGCCATTTATTAAAATAAAAAATAGCATTAAAAGATAA
- a CDS encoding glycosyltransferase family 2 protein, whose amino-acid sequence MLAIVIPYYKLSHFNETLKSLSIQTNKRFKVYIGNDASPEDPLHLLEKYKTQLHIVYHHFEENLGGVSLPKQWERCINLTNNEEWIMILGDDDYLEENVVESWYENYNKFVSKTNLIRFATKIVNEKDDTISDSYKHPIWESATDAYFRKFNYLTRSSLSEYIFKKQSFVKYGFYNYPLAWNSDDHAWLDFSDNKPIYTINETLVYFRLSNLNISGKDDNLLVKSVSQTIFYKNLINRKLKFYKKTDKIKILRRYENHILKTRKLTYREWIYLLYLYSRQLHFIEFKKIIKRFLNTKLGRYEY is encoded by the coding sequence ATGCTTGCAATTGTAATTCCATATTATAAATTATCTCATTTTAATGAGACTTTAAAATCTTTATCGATTCAGACCAATAAGCGCTTTAAAGTATATATTGGTAATGACGCGAGTCCTGAAGATCCATTACATTTATTAGAGAAATATAAAACACAATTACATATTGTTTACCATCATTTTGAAGAGAATTTAGGAGGTGTGTCGTTACCAAAACAATGGGAACGCTGTATTAATTTAACTAATAATGAAGAATGGATTATGATATTGGGTGATGACGATTATCTAGAAGAGAATGTCGTTGAATCTTGGTACGAAAATTACAATAAATTTGTATCTAAAACAAACTTGATAAGGTTTGCTACTAAAATTGTAAATGAAAAAGATGACACTATTTCAGATAGTTATAAACACCCAATTTGGGAGTCTGCAACAGATGCTTATTTTAGAAAATTTAATTATTTAACAAGAAGCTCCTTGTCAGAGTATATTTTTAAAAAACAATCCTTTGTTAAATATGGTTTTTATAATTACCCACTAGCTTGGAACAGTGATGATCATGCTTGGCTAGATTTTTCAGATAATAAACCTATTTATACTATAAATGAAACCTTGGTTTATTTCAGGTTATCGAATTTAAATATTTCTGGAAAAGATGATAATCTATTGGTTAAGAGTGTTTCTCAAACAATATTTTATAAAAACTTAATTAACAGAAAGCTTAAGTTTTACAAAAAAACAGATAAAATAAAAATATTAAGAAGATATGAAAATCATATTCTAAAAACTAGAAAACTAACGTACAGAGAATGGATATATTTATTGTATCTGTACTCGAGACAATTGCATTTTATTGAATTTAAAAAAATAATAAAAAGATTTTTGAATACTAAATTAGGTAGGTATGAATATTAA
- a CDS encoding glycosyltransferase family 2 protein: MIKNLVSIVMPVYNGEKYLVEAINSCLNQTHTNIELIIVNDCSTDNSLEIATKFQEKDSRIVIINNKKNIKLPASLNLGHKAGKGSYVTWTSDDNIFNLNAIERLLKALKTNKVDLVYSDISKIDSNGKEIKKVSFLDFENVLFGNFIGSCFLYKMEVFNKNKGYNESLFLVEDYDFWLRASLHSEFYQLKENLYNYRLHGDSLTHSISSNNDKNILFIKNVELMYTNFAKSIMVSNHEVIAKFQTNILIYREIKFDWLKNNKSIFFEFFNALSKYKNYSNKSDLKKLLMNKITYVFVLNYKERKNILRAAFIIFNFYSVLDIKTIKTLIKYSFFKK; this comes from the coding sequence ATGATAAAAAATTTAGTTTCTATAGTTATGCCTGTATATAATGGCGAAAAATATTTGGTGGAAGCAATAAATAGTTGCTTAAACCAGACACACACTAACATAGAGTTAATTATAGTTAATGATTGTTCTACCGATAACAGTTTAGAGATTGCAACTAAATTTCAGGAAAAAGATAGTAGAATCGTTATTATTAACAATAAAAAAAATATAAAACTACCAGCGAGTTTAAATCTAGGACACAAAGCAGGTAAAGGAAGTTATGTAACTTGGACTAGTGATGATAATATATTTAATTTAAATGCCATTGAACGCTTATTAAAAGCATTAAAAACTAATAAAGTAGACCTTGTATATAGTGATATCTCAAAGATAGACAGTAATGGCAAAGAAATTAAAAAAGTATCGTTTTTAGATTTTGAAAACGTGCTGTTTGGTAATTTTATTGGATCCTGTTTTTTATATAAAATGGAAGTTTTTAATAAAAATAAAGGGTATAATGAATCATTGTTTTTAGTTGAGGATTACGATTTTTGGCTAAGAGCTTCTTTACATAGTGAGTTTTATCAGTTAAAAGAGAATCTGTATAATTATAGACTTCATGGAGATAGTTTAACCCATAGTATTTCTTCAAATAACGATAAAAATATACTTTTTATAAAAAATGTAGAATTAATGTACACTAATTTTGCAAAATCTATAATGGTAAGCAATCATGAGGTTATTGCTAAATTTCAAACCAATATTTTAATATATAGAGAAATAAAGTTCGACTGGCTTAAAAATAATAAGAGCATATTTTTTGAGTTTTTTAATGCGCTTTCTAAGTACAAAAACTACAGTAACAAAAGCGATTTAAAGAAACTGCTTATGAATAAAATAACGTATGTTTTTGTTTTAAATTATAAAGAAAGAAAAAACATTTTAAGAGCTGCATTTATAATTTTTAACTTTTATAGTGTATTAGATATCAAGACAATAAAGACACTAATTAAATATTCTTTTTTTAAAAAATAA